From the Glandiceps talaboti chromosome 12, keGlaTala1.1, whole genome shotgun sequence genome, one window contains:
- the LOC144443479 gene encoding methyl-CpG-binding domain protein 2-like, with the protein MERKKVEECGALPKGWKREEVIRKSGLSAGKSDVYYFSPSGKKFRSKPQLARYLGDTFDLSTFDFRTGKISAASVRKSKRLRNIHYDYNKGTRHDGSLLLPIRQTASIFKQPVTSVTKHVASKVRPDGKQDLTDQPKQLFWEKRLQGAKACDITEEIFKTLELPEGLIGIGPGYTKESLLQSLATNLHLSTQPVTGQSAAQATIEKNPGVYLNTDQPLCPRFVVTDADIKKQEDKVRAARRKLEQLLSEDIELSTE; encoded by the exons ATGGAACGCAAAAAGGTTGAGGAGTGCGGTGCTTTACCCAAGGGATGGAAGAGAGAAGAAGTTATTAGAAAATCTGGTCTTTCGGCTGGGAAGTCGGATGTGTATTATTTCAG TCCGAGTGGAAAGAAATTCCGCAGTAAACCACAGTTAGCAAGATATTTGGGTGACACGTTTGATCTCAGTACTTTTGATTTTCGGACTGGTAAAATATCAGCTGCTAGTGTGAGGAAAAGTAAAAGACTTCGAAATATCCATTACGACTACAATAAAGGCACAAGGCATGACGGCAGTCTACTTTTACCAATCAGACAAACTGCCTCAATATTCAAACAACCTGTTACCAGCGTTACTAAGCATGTAGCAAGTAAAGTAAGACCAGATGGAAAACAGGATTTGACAGACCAACCCAAACAG TTGTTCTGGGAGAAAAGACTTCAAGGAGCAAAGGCCTGTGATATAACAGAAGAAATTTTTAAAACACTAGAATTGCCAGAAGGCCTTATAG GGATAGGACCAGGATATACAAAAGAATCTTTATTACAGAGTTTAGCTACTAACCTACACCTTAGTACACAACCTGTTACAGGACAGAGTGCTGCACAG GCCACCATAGAAAAAAACCCTGGAGTTTATTTGAACACAGACCAACCACTCTGTCCAAGGTTTGTTGTAACTGATGCCGATATCAAAAAACAAGAGGACAAGGTACGAGCTGCCAGACGGAAACTGGAACAGTTGCTATCAGAAGATATTGAATTGTCAACAGAATGA
- the LOC144443660 gene encoding uncharacterized protein LOC144443660 yields MLNLFKKQSAWFSTSVEKRKREIWVKHGGTLTDREIALFVFSEDADAPDTKWIFSSPAYSYDSVAVFHASYVDACYKEGSMAKVEKGTYYLPPTELHEVVRQQGGLRWEKELAATNSRNQTNVTAESNQGRNTRSMVAGSSTAVSTSNTAGTARVIGTSNTTSTSRVDGTSNSTAGTSNTAGTTRVTGTSNSAVNPHTAGTSTVAGTSNTAGTTRVNGTSNSAINPHTSGTSTVAGTSNTADTSASSSSKAAGTSDAPVTTNVPDTSMATAIPKPACSSNVQSTSTVDSANVADASNVISMTVGPSNTSGTSRDAGTSDTAGVSNYVDTSDAAIQSGKDSQLAPETSQRDSTSLSKKRSRPEDMESNSVCIGVHQFYSTSATGLPHVNDLPAVDGPLEDFTLGEKGFIVKHSVI; encoded by the exons ATGCTGAACTTGTTCAAGAAGCAAAGTGCCTGGTTTTCAACCAGTGTTGAAAAAAGAAAACGAGAAATATGGG TGAAGCATGGTGGAACAttgacagacagagagatagcTCTATTTGTGTTTAGTGAAGATGCCGATGCACCAGATACAAAATG GATATTTTCATCACCTGCATATTCCTACGATTCAGTAGCAGTTTTCCATGCCAGCTATGTGGATGCATGCTACAAAGAAGGATCCATGGCAAAGGTGGAGAAGGGAACATATTACCTACCCCCAACAGAACTACATGAAG ttGTAAGACAACAAGGTGGACTACGATGGGAGAAAGAATTGGCAGCAACAAACTCAAGAAATCAGACCAATGTGACAGCTGAATCAAATCAAGGAAGAAATACAAGGTCTATGGTTGCTGGTAGTTCTACTGCAGTCAGTACTTCTAATACAGCTGGTACTGCTAGGGTCATTGGTACTTCTAATACAACCAGTACTTCAAGGGTTGATGGTACTTCTAATAGTACAGCTGGTACATCTAATACAGCTGGTACTACTAGGGTCACTGGTACATCTAATTCTGCCGTTAATCCACATACAGCTGGTACTTCTACAGTTGCTGGTACATCTAATACAGCTGGTACTACTAGGGTCAATGGTACATCTAATTCTGCCATTAATCCACATACATCTGGTACTTCTACAGTTGCTGGTACATCTAATACAGCTGATACTTCTGCTTCTTCTTCATCTAAGGCAGCTGGTACTTCTGATGCCCCAGTTACTACAAATGTTCCCGATACTTCTATGGCCACTGCAATTCCTAAACCTGCTTGTTCTTCAAATGTTCAGAGTACTTCTACAGTTGACTCAGCAAATGTTGCTGATGCATCAAATGTTATTTCTATGACTGTTGGTCCTTCGAATACTTCTGGTACTTCTAGGGATGCAGGTACTTCAGACACAGCTGGTGTTTCAAATTATGTTGATACTTCAGATGCTGCCATACAGAGTGGGAAAGACAGTCAACTAGCACCTGAAACATCTCAAAGGGATAGCACATCACTGTCAAAGAAGAG ATCCAGGCCTGAAGACATGGAAAGTAACTCTGTGTGCATTGGAGTCCATCAGTTTTATAGCACTTCAGCTACAG GTTTACCACATGTGAATGATTTACCAGCTGTAGATGGACCATTGGAGGATTTTACTCTTGGAGAAAAAGGATTTATAGTGAAACATTCAGTGATATAA